From a single Alloactinosynnema sp. L-07 genomic region:
- a CDS encoding GH92 family glycosyl hydrolase, whose protein sequence is MIADGFRTSFESDDPVPTWTDAVEVGDAGIPLADGVSLRTRVGGGPADAPSARSGVGFTGSSALRYEGEHTAAGLAFRTNRIFWTELTVEADTELSYVIYPELTGGDLRYPSTYAAIDLVFTDGTYLSELGAVDQLGFPLTPLGQGESRALLPDQWNHRVVRLGEVALGKSVSRILLAYRSPHGPAQFAGWVDDVVIASVRRPARAPVDRVITTRGTHSSGAYSRGNTFPATAVPHGFNFWTPVTNAAVTNWFYEFHRGSTPANRPALEAIGISHQPSPWMGDRHTFHLMPTQGTSVGHTARALTFSHDNETAQPHYYAVDFDSGVRVEIAPTDHAAVLRFTFPPGAANLVLDNVGAGAVRVGGDGTITGYSDVRSGLSAGAGRMYVHATVDQPLAGAQRRLRGLSLTRTALLRFQPGQDGTVVTVRIATSLISPEQARRNLEAEIAADDTVESVSERARALWADLLGRVEVDGATDDQLTTLYSCLYRLYLYPNSGYEITESGPRYASPVRPPAVVDGKVFVNNGFWDTYRTCWPAYALLTPTRCGELVDGFLQQYRDGGWVSRWSSPGYANLMTGTSSDVAFADAYLKGVPGFDVQDAYAAALRNATVTSPEESVGRKGLDQSIFLHYTPTATTEGLSWAMEGCVNDFGIALLAEALGDEDNHLYFLDRARHYAHLFDQRVGFFQGKDAAGRWRWQPKDYDPRVWGHDYTETNGWTAAFAVSHDAPGLAELYGGRDELAAKLDKYFATPETATLPGSYRRPIHEMLEARDVRMGQFGHSNQPAHHIPYLYTEAGVPARTQEKVRDVLARLYQGSEIGQGYLGDEDNGELSAWFLFSALGFYPLRVGSPFYAIGSPLFPRAVVHLENGRDLVVTAANQSRTNVYVQSLRVDGEPYDRTYIAHSVLAAGARLEFEMGPDPSDWGKSTPPPLGTGPTLRDLTRGKPGPLFDDTTRTESEVDTPVTVRTELAEVTLYTITSGSRGPDPSTWVLRGSIDGSRWHELDRREDEKFPWRKQTRPFKVKAPGPYRHYQLAIEGVVTVAQIQLLAQ, encoded by the coding sequence ATGATCGCCGATGGCTTCCGCACGTCGTTCGAGTCCGACGATCCGGTGCCGACGTGGACCGACGCCGTCGAGGTGGGCGACGCCGGGATCCCGCTGGCCGATGGCGTCTCGCTGCGCACCCGGGTGGGTGGCGGGCCCGCCGACGCGCCGTCGGCCCGATCGGGTGTCGGGTTCACCGGATCGAGTGCCCTGCGCTATGAGGGCGAGCACACAGCGGCAGGGTTGGCGTTCCGCACGAACCGGATCTTCTGGACCGAGCTGACCGTCGAGGCGGACACCGAGCTCAGCTACGTGATCTATCCGGAGTTGACCGGTGGCGACCTGCGGTATCCGAGCACGTACGCCGCGATCGACCTGGTCTTCACCGACGGCACCTATCTCAGCGAGCTCGGCGCGGTCGACCAGCTCGGCTTTCCGCTGACCCCGCTGGGGCAGGGCGAGTCGCGGGCGCTGCTGCCGGACCAGTGGAATCACCGGGTGGTGCGGCTGGGCGAGGTCGCGCTGGGCAAGTCGGTGTCGCGGATCCTGCTGGCCTACCGGTCGCCGCACGGGCCCGCCCAGTTCGCGGGCTGGGTCGACGACGTCGTGATCGCGTCGGTCCGGCGTCCCGCGCGGGCTCCGGTCGACCGGGTGATCACCACTCGCGGCACCCATTCGTCCGGGGCGTATTCGCGCGGCAACACCTTCCCGGCGACCGCGGTGCCGCACGGGTTCAACTTCTGGACCCCGGTGACCAACGCGGCGGTGACGAACTGGTTCTACGAGTTCCACCGCGGCTCGACGCCCGCGAACCGGCCCGCGCTGGAGGCCATCGGGATCAGCCACCAGCCCAGCCCGTGGATGGGTGACCGGCACACCTTCCACCTGATGCCGACCCAGGGCACCAGCGTCGGCCACACGGCCCGCGCGCTGACCTTCAGCCACGACAACGAGACCGCCCAGCCCCACTACTACGCCGTCGACTTCGACAGCGGTGTCCGGGTCGAGATCGCGCCGACCGACCACGCCGCCGTGCTGCGGTTCACCTTCCCGCCCGGCGCGGCGAACCTCGTGCTGGACAACGTGGGCGCGGGCGCGGTCCGGGTCGGCGGGGACGGGACGATCACCGGCTACTCCGATGTCCGCAGTGGACTGTCGGCGGGCGCGGGCCGGATGTATGTGCACGCCACGGTCGACCAGCCGTTGGCAGGCGCCCAACGCCGCTTGCGCGGGCTATCGCTGACCAGGACCGCGCTGCTGCGGTTCCAGCCCGGCCAGGACGGCACCGTGGTGACCGTGCGGATCGCGACGTCGCTGATCAGCCCCGAGCAGGCGCGGCGGAACCTGGAGGCGGAGATCGCCGCCGACGACACCGTCGAGTCGGTGAGCGAACGGGCGCGGGCGCTGTGGGCGGATCTGCTGGGCCGGGTCGAGGTCGATGGCGCGACCGACGACCAGCTGACGACCCTGTACTCGTGCCTGTATCGGCTGTACCTCTATCCGAATTCCGGATATGAGATCACCGAGTCGGGGCCGCGGTACGCCAGTCCGGTGCGCCCGCCCGCGGTGGTCGACGGCAAGGTGTTCGTCAACAACGGGTTCTGGGACACCTACCGCACCTGCTGGCCCGCCTACGCGCTGCTCACCCCGACCCGCTGCGGCGAGCTGGTCGACGGGTTCCTGCAGCAGTACCGCGACGGCGGCTGGGTGTCGCGGTGGTCCTCCCCCGGCTACGCGAACCTGATGACGGGCACCAGCTCGGACGTCGCGTTCGCCGACGCCTACCTCAAGGGCGTGCCCGGGTTCGACGTCCAGGACGCCTACGCCGCGGCCCTGCGCAACGCCACGGTCACCTCGCCGGAGGAGAGCGTGGGCCGCAAAGGGCTCGACCAGTCGATCTTCCTGCACTACACGCCGACCGCCACCACGGAGGGCCTGTCGTGGGCGATGGAGGGGTGCGTCAACGACTTCGGCATCGCGCTGCTCGCCGAGGCGCTGGGCGACGAGGACAACCACCTGTACTTCCTCGACCGCGCCCGCCACTACGCCCACCTGTTCGACCAGCGCGTCGGGTTCTTCCAGGGCAAGGACGCGGCGGGCCGGTGGCGGTGGCAGCCCAAGGACTACGACCCCAGGGTGTGGGGGCACGACTACACCGAGACCAACGGCTGGACCGCCGCTTTCGCCGTCTCGCACGACGCGCCCGGCCTGGCCGAGCTGTACGGCGGCCGCGACGAACTGGCCGCCAAGCTGGACAAGTACTTCGCCACGCCGGAGACCGCGACGCTGCCCGGTTCGTACCGAAGGCCCATCCACGAGATGCTCGAGGCCCGCGATGTGCGGATGGGCCAGTTCGGGCACAGCAACCAGCCCGCCCACCACATCCCCTACCTGTACACCGAGGCCGGGGTGCCCGCGCGCACGCAGGAGAAGGTCCGCGACGTGCTCGCCCGCCTCTACCAGGGCAGCGAGATCGGCCAGGGCTATCTGGGCGACGAGGACAACGGCGAGCTGTCGGCCTGGTTCCTGTTCAGCGCCCTGGGCTTCTACCCGCTGCGCGTGGGCAGCCCGTTCTACGCGATCGGCTCGCCGCTGTTCCCGCGCGCGGTCGTGCACCTGGAGAACGGCCGCGACCTCGTGGTCACGGCGGCGAACCAGAGTCGGACCAACGTCTACGTGCAGAGCCTGCGGGTCGACGGCGAGCCATACGACCGCACCTACATCGCGCACTCGGTGCTCGCGGCGGGCGCGCGTTTGGAATTCGAGATGGGGCCCGACCCGTCTGACTGGGGCAAGTCCACTCCCCCGCCGCTGGGCACCGGGCCGACCCTGCGCGACCTCACCCGCGGCAAGCCGGGCCCGCTGTTCGACGACACCACCCGCACGGAGTCCGAAGTGGACACCCCGGTCACGGTGCGCACCGAGTTGGCCGAGGTCACCCTCTACACGATCACCTCGGGCAGCCGCGGCCCCGACCCGTCGACGTGGGTGCTGCGCGGGTCCATCGACGGTTCCCGCTGGCACGAACTCGACCGCCGCGAGGACGAGAAGTTCCCCTGGCGCAAACAGACCCGGCCCTTCAAGGTGAAGGCACCGGGTCCGTATCGGCACTACCAGCTGGCGATCGAGGGTGTGGTGACCGTCGCCCAGATCCAGCTGCTGGCTCAGTAG
- a CDS encoding prolyl oligopeptidase family serine peptidase, with amino-acid sequence MVKIASYGTWTSPIDAAVVARSGRRPSWTSTHAGSVWWTESRPDEGGRLALMRHDGAGPVEVLAAPWNVRTRVHEYGGTPYVVIGDHVAFTNWDDQRVYAIPADGGEPTAITPEPDRHHGARYADLIAGGSDVWCVRETATGDRPVDVRRDLVAIPLTGEGPRVLAATHHFMTAPKPSPDGRHATWIGWEHPNMPWDGTELCVAEVLADGTFGPHRVVAGGPREAVCQVEWEDNDSLLALTDPDGWWNLHRIGLDGKAVNLAPVQQELGGALWVLGSRWFTPLGRGRHAVLRAGHLAILDERSGTVTDVDTDLPTWASDLSVADGVLTATAGGPVTELAVVSLDLSNGELTVLSEPSPGIPDERYLPKPVERTFRAADGRDIPAYVFAPTNPDYTAPEGELPPYLVHVHGGPTSAFTPLLSLSLAYFTSRGLGVVAVNHGGSTGNGREFRDVLLGQWGVVDVHDCATVAAALGAERTADPERLAVRGGSAGGWTAAASMTTVDTYACGAIHFPILDLTGWTSGGGETHDFESQYVEGLVGSLPEHADRYADRSPINHIDKLAGPVLLLQGLEDEVCPPEQADRFVAGLDGTGIPHAYLTFEGEQHGFRRAESIIAAHEAEVSFYGQVFGFDPPGLPVLELRR; translated from the coding sequence GTGGTGAAGATCGCTTCCTACGGGACATGGACATCGCCGATCGACGCGGCCGTCGTCGCACGATCCGGGCGCAGGCCGAGCTGGACCAGCACCCACGCGGGCAGCGTGTGGTGGACCGAGAGCAGGCCGGACGAGGGCGGCAGACTCGCCCTCATGCGCCACGACGGCGCCGGGCCGGTCGAAGTGCTCGCCGCGCCCTGGAACGTGCGCACCAGAGTCCACGAATACGGCGGCACCCCCTACGTCGTGATCGGTGACCACGTCGCGTTCACCAACTGGGACGACCAGCGCGTCTACGCCATACCCGCCGACGGCGGCGAACCCACCGCGATCACCCCCGAACCCGACCGCCACCACGGCGCCCGCTACGCCGACCTCATCGCCGGCGGCAGCGATGTGTGGTGCGTCCGCGAGACCGCCACCGGCGACCGGCCCGTCGACGTCCGCCGCGACCTCGTCGCCATCCCCCTGACCGGCGAAGGCCCCCGCGTGCTCGCCGCGACCCACCACTTCATGACCGCGCCCAAACCCAGCCCCGACGGCCGCCACGCCACCTGGATCGGCTGGGAACACCCGAACATGCCGTGGGACGGCACCGAACTGTGCGTCGCCGAAGTCCTCGCCGACGGCACCTTCGGCCCCCACCGCGTCGTCGCGGGCGGCCCCCGCGAAGCCGTGTGCCAGGTCGAATGGGAGGACAACGACTCCCTGCTCGCCCTCACCGACCCCGACGGCTGGTGGAACCTGCACCGCATCGGCCTCGACGGCAAAGCCGTCAACCTCGCCCCCGTCCAACAGGAACTCGGCGGCGCCCTCTGGGTCCTCGGGTCACGCTGGTTCACCCCACTGGGCCGCGGCCGCCACGCCGTGCTCCGCGCCGGACACCTCGCCATCCTCGACGAACGCAGCGGCACCGTCACCGATGTCGACACCGACCTGCCCACCTGGGCCAGCGACCTCAGCGTCGCCGACGGCGTCCTCACCGCCACCGCGGGCGGCCCCGTCACCGAACTCGCCGTCGTCTCACTCGACCTGTCCAACGGCGAACTCACCGTCCTGTCCGAACCCTCACCCGGCATCCCCGACGAGCGCTACCTGCCCAAACCCGTCGAACGCACCTTCCGCGCCGCCGACGGCCGCGACATCCCCGCCTACGTGTTCGCACCCACCAACCCCGACTACACCGCACCAGAAGGCGAACTGCCGCCCTACCTCGTGCACGTCCACGGCGGACCGACCTCGGCGTTCACCCCACTGCTGAGCCTGAGCCTGGCCTACTTCACCAGCCGCGGCCTCGGCGTCGTCGCGGTCAACCACGGCGGCTCCACCGGCAACGGCCGCGAATTCCGCGACGTGCTGCTCGGCCAATGGGGAGTCGTGGACGTCCACGACTGCGCCACCGTCGCCGCCGCCCTCGGCGCCGAACGCACCGCCGACCCCGAACGCCTCGCCGTGCGCGGCGGCAGCGCGGGCGGCTGGACCGCCGCCGCGTCCATGACCACCGTCGACACCTACGCCTGCGGCGCCATCCACTTCCCCATCCTCGACCTCACCGGCTGGACCAGCGGCGGCGGCGAAACCCACGACTTCGAATCCCAGTACGTCGAAGGCCTCGTCGGCTCCCTGCCTGAACACGCCGACCGCTACGCCGACCGGTCCCCCATCAACCACATCGACAAACTCGCGGGCCCCGTCCTGCTCCTGCAAGGCCTCGAAGACGAGGTCTGCCCACCGGAACAGGCCGACAGGTTCGTCGCGGGCCTCGACGGCACCGGCATCCCCCACGCCTACCTGACCTTCGAAGGCGAACAACACGGCTTCCGCCGCGCCGAGTCGATCATCGCCGCGCACGAGGCCGAAGTGTCCTTCTACGGCCAGGTGTTCGGATTCGACCCGCCAGGGCTGCCCGTGCTGGAACTGCGCCGGTGA
- a CDS encoding C39 family peptidase gives MPLGTSRLLRLFAIAVLMISGLVVTAAPAGAATSKVLNYQFQWQENYYFCGPAATRMALTARGKYFTQSYIAGRLGTTTNGTNSAADTTRVLNNLGATAFYETKWIPGQSATQAEINRLQWDVVYDIDRNYPIVANVVGSAMDTDGDWHTYSGGHYLTIVGYSNNGWTVKLADSADANGYGWYWMDTTRMAHWIAARGYSA, from the coding sequence ATGCCCCTCGGAACGTCCCGATTACTGCGCCTGTTCGCCATCGCTGTGCTGATGATCAGCGGTCTGGTCGTCACGGCGGCCCCGGCCGGTGCGGCCACCTCGAAGGTCCTCAACTACCAGTTCCAATGGCAGGAGAACTACTACTTCTGCGGTCCCGCCGCGACCAGGATGGCGCTCACAGCGCGCGGGAAGTACTTCACCCAGTCCTATATCGCGGGCAGGCTCGGCACCACGACCAACGGCACGAACTCGGCCGCCGACACCACCCGGGTGCTCAACAACCTGGGTGCGACCGCCTTCTACGAGACCAAGTGGATCCCGGGTCAGTCGGCGACGCAGGCCGAGATCAACCGGCTGCAGTGGGACGTCGTCTACGACATCGATCGCAACTATCCGATCGTCGCCAATGTCGTGGGCAGCGCGATGGACACCGACGGCGACTGGCACACCTACAGCGGCGGGCACTATCTGACGATCGTCGGCTACAGCAACAACGGCTGGACGGTGAAGCTGGCCGACTCGGCCGACGCCAACGGCTATGGCTGGTACTGGATGGACACGACTCGCATGGCGCACTGGATCGCGGCGCGCGGGTACTCGGCCTGA
- a CDS encoding SCO1664 family protein gives MLPTDPGAAELLLRGDIEIEGRLVDASNATLFCAIELDGVSAQCVYKPVAGERPLWDFPDGTLAGREVASYLVACAAGWPLIPPTVLRDGPVGPGMVQLWVDTKEGDDLVDVLPPRSFPPGWRPVLHARDRHGDPAVVVHSDHPAVARLAALDIVINNADRKGGHVLHGTDGGVYGVDHGISLHSENKLRTVLWGWAGEPLDDEVVDGLSTLRAALDGELRETLAAHLTVREVKALRSRVARLLAAPVYPTPDADLRPIPWPIF, from the coding sequence GTGCTCCCCACCGACCCGGGCGCGGCCGAGTTGCTGCTGCGCGGCGACATCGAGATCGAGGGCAGGCTGGTCGACGCCTCCAACGCGACCCTGTTCTGCGCGATCGAGTTGGACGGTGTGTCAGCGCAGTGCGTTTATAAGCCGGTGGCGGGGGAGCGGCCGCTGTGGGATTTTCCGGACGGGACGCTGGCGGGGCGTGAGGTGGCGTCGTATCTGGTGGCGTGCGCGGCGGGGTGGCCGTTGATTCCGCCGACGGTGTTGCGGGATGGTCCGGTGGGTCCGGGGATGGTGCAGTTGTGGGTCGACACCAAGGAGGGTGACGACCTGGTGGACGTGCTGCCGCCGCGTTCGTTCCCGCCTGGGTGGCGGCCGGTGTTGCACGCGCGTGATCGGCATGGGGATCCGGCTGTGGTGGTGCATTCGGATCATCCGGCGGTGGCTCGGCTGGCTGCGCTCGACATCGTGATCAATAACGCTGATCGCAAGGGCGGGCATGTCCTGCATGGCACCGACGGTGGTGTGTATGGGGTGGACCATGGGATCAGCCTGCACAGTGAGAACAAGTTGCGGACTGTGTTGTGGGGCTGGGCCGGGGAACCCTTGGACGACGAGGTGGTCGACGGGCTGTCGACGCTGCGCGCGGCTCTGGACGGCGAGTTGAGGGAGACGTTGGCGGCGCACCTGACTGTTCGGGAGGTCAAGGCTCTTCGCTCCCGGGTAGCCCGTCTGCTGGCCGCGCCCGTCTATCCGACGCCGGACGCGGACCTGCGGCCGATCCCCTGGCCGATTTTCTAG
- a CDS encoding LD-carboxypeptidase, whose protein sequence is MTRPNRLAPGSTVAVVAPAGPVDPDRLDHGVAVLESWGLRVTVGKHVHDRHPTLPYLAGRDADRAADLVRAWTDPGVDAVLCARGGYGCQRMVDLLDLDAMAAAGPKVFAGSSDVTVLHAAIGAELGQSTLFAPMIAGDLFDHAAQRHFRATLFEPDTVRELIGPNTATAGHGVAEGITVGGTLSLIAADLGAPGSTPPPDGSILLLEDVAEAPYRIDRLLTQLLRAGWFTGVSGIALGSWADCGDVRPVVADLLASLGVPMVWNLGFGHCPGQLTVPLGAAAVLDADNGTLTMVEPALA, encoded by the coding sequence GTGACCAGACCGAACCGGCTGGCCCCCGGCTCGACCGTCGCCGTCGTCGCACCCGCGGGCCCCGTCGACCCCGACCGGCTCGACCACGGCGTGGCCGTCCTCGAATCATGGGGACTGCGCGTCACCGTCGGCAAACACGTCCACGACCGCCACCCCACCCTGCCCTACCTCGCCGGACGCGACGCCGACCGCGCCGCCGACCTGGTCCGTGCCTGGACCGACCCCGGGGTGGACGCGGTGCTTTGCGCCCGCGGCGGCTACGGCTGCCAGCGCATGGTCGACCTGCTCGACCTCGACGCCATGGCCGCGGCAGGCCCGAAGGTGTTCGCCGGATCCAGCGACGTCACCGTCCTGCACGCCGCCATCGGCGCCGAACTGGGCCAGTCGACCCTGTTCGCGCCGATGATCGCGGGCGACCTGTTCGACCACGCCGCCCAGCGGCACTTCCGGGCGACCCTGTTCGAACCCGACACCGTCCGCGAACTGATCGGCCCCAACACCGCCACCGCCGGACACGGCGTGGCCGAGGGCATCACCGTCGGCGGCACCCTGAGCCTCATCGCCGCCGACCTCGGCGCACCCGGCTCGACGCCACCGCCCGACGGGTCGATCCTGCTGCTCGAAGACGTCGCCGAAGCGCCCTACCGGATCGACCGGCTACTGACCCAACTGCTGCGCGCGGGCTGGTTCACCGGCGTGTCCGGCATCGCCCTGGGCTCCTGGGCGGACTGCGGCGACGTGCGGCCGGTGGTCGCCGACCTGCTCGCCAGCCTCGGTGTGCCGATGGTGTGGAACCTCGGATTCGGCCACTGCCCCGGCCAGCTCACCGTCCCCCTGGGCGCGGCGGCCGTCCTCGACGCCGACAACGGCACCCTCACCATGGTCGAACCCGCCCTCGCGTGA
- a CDS encoding DUF3090 domain-containing protein: protein MARVIHVFRQPDRFVAGTVGQPGDRVFYLQAVESARTVSVTIEKAQVAVLAERIGSLLEEVHRRFGAELPEDVPDEVLDADPLQIPVEEEFRVGTMGLGWDAETRAVVIELLAVTEGEVDESVVLDDTDEGPDAVRVFLSPVEARAFAERADRVVNAGRKPCPLCAEPLDPEGHVCPRQNGYRRTEEG from the coding sequence ATGGCTCGTGTCATTCATGTCTTCCGTCAGCCCGACCGCTTCGTTGCAGGCACGGTCGGGCAGCCCGGCGACCGCGTGTTCTATCTGCAGGCCGTCGAGAGCGCCCGCACCGTCAGTGTGACCATCGAGAAGGCGCAGGTCGCGGTGCTCGCCGAGCGCATCGGCTCGCTGCTGGAGGAGGTCCACCGCCGGTTCGGCGCGGAGCTGCCCGAGGACGTCCCCGATGAGGTTCTCGATGCCGATCCGCTGCAGATCCCGGTGGAGGAGGAGTTCCGGGTGGGCACGATGGGCCTGGGCTGGGACGCCGAGACGCGCGCGGTGGTGATCGAACTGTTGGCGGTCACCGAGGGCGAGGTCGACGAGTCGGTGGTCCTGGACGACACCGACGAGGGCCCGGACGCGGTGCGGGTGTTCCTGTCCCCGGTGGAGGCGCGCGCGTTCGCTGAGCGGGCCGACCGCGTGGTCAACGCAGGTCGCAAGCCGTGTCCGCTGTGTGCTGAGCCGTTGGACCCGGAGGGCCATGTGTGTCCCCGGCAGAACGGGTACCGCCGCACCGAAGAGGGCTGA
- a CDS encoding MBL fold metallo-hydrolase: protein MRISERLTMVRFGVSQAYLWRDGDELTLIDAGQAGDDAAIAAAVRGLGLSTESVRRVVLTHGHNDHAGGAAAVRAWHGASVLAHQADAPLVRGLVGPPEPVLAEWERPLFESVVPGVAAAPPCVVDVELAGGEVLDFGGGARVIPVAGHTPGSVAIHLPEHGVLFCGDTVAEFEGRVLLGVFNADPDQARESFRVQAALDVDTACFGHGDPVIGNAGAALRAAAG from the coding sequence ATGCGGATCTCTGAGCGGCTGACGATGGTTCGGTTCGGGGTCAGTCAGGCGTACCTGTGGCGGGACGGCGACGAGCTGACCTTGATCGATGCCGGGCAGGCGGGCGACGACGCGGCGATTGCCGCGGCTGTTCGTGGGCTCGGGTTGTCGACGGAGTCGGTTCGGCGGGTCGTGTTGACCCATGGGCACAACGACCACGCGGGTGGTGCGGCGGCGGTGCGGGCCTGGCATGGGGCTTCGGTGTTGGCCCACCAGGCCGACGCGCCGCTGGTGAGGGGGCTGGTGGGGCCGCCGGAGCCGGTGTTGGCGGAGTGGGAGCGGCCGTTGTTCGAGTCGGTGGTCCCTGGGGTCGCCGCGGCGCCGCCGTGTGTGGTGGATGTGGAGCTCGCCGGTGGGGAGGTGCTGGACTTCGGGGGTGGGGCGCGGGTGATCCCGGTGGCCGGGCACACGCCGGGCAGCGTCGCGATCCATCTGCCTGAGCATGGGGTGCTGTTCTGTGGGGACACGGTCGCCGAGTTCGAGGGGCGGGTGTTGCTCGGGGTGTTCAACGCGGACCCGGACCAGGCGCGTGAGTCCTTCCGTGTGCAGGCCGCGCTCGATGTCGACACGGCGTGCTTCGGGCATGGTGATCCGGTGATCGGCAACGCCGGCGCGGCGTTGCGGGCGGCGGCGGGATAA
- a CDS encoding TetR/AcrR family transcriptional regulator has protein sequence MDEADFAALPRGRHNLTRDQVESAQRGRLLYGMAMVVAEKGYAATSVADVLKRVHISRDTFYQHFSDKEDCFLAALDGCAALLTNIVEVPLAEPDLDPLDQFDRAMALYLNTIVAQSALAKMYFLESFAAGERARRIRFAVQAQMGRRIVETFAGHPGWAGVPDPDFAVAVIGGAVSSMVMAALAEDRIGDIPGLREPIIAFLRYVLTP, from the coding sequence GTGGATGAGGCTGACTTCGCGGCGCTGCCCAGGGGCAGGCACAACCTGACTCGTGACCAGGTGGAGTCGGCGCAGCGAGGCCGACTGCTGTACGGCATGGCGATGGTGGTGGCGGAGAAGGGTTACGCGGCGACGTCGGTGGCTGATGTCCTCAAGCGGGTCCACATCTCACGGGACACGTTCTACCAGCACTTCTCGGACAAAGAGGACTGCTTCCTGGCCGCGCTCGACGGGTGTGCGGCGTTGTTGACCAACATCGTCGAGGTCCCTTTGGCCGAGCCGGACCTTGATCCGCTGGATCAGTTCGATCGGGCGATGGCGCTGTACTTGAACACGATCGTCGCGCAGTCGGCGTTGGCGAAGATGTACTTCCTGGAGAGTTTCGCGGCGGGGGAGCGGGCCCGGCGGATCAGGTTCGCGGTGCAGGCGCAGATGGGCAGGCGCATCGTCGAGACCTTCGCAGGCCATCCGGGGTGGGCGGGGGTGCCTGATCCCGACTTCGCGGTGGCGGTGATCGGCGGCGCGGTCAGCTCGATGGTGATGGCTGCGCTGGCGGAGGACCGCATCGGTGACATCCCCGGTCTCCGGGAGCCGATCATTGCATTCCTCCGGTACGTCCTTACCCCCTAA
- the mptB gene encoding polyprenol phosphomannose-dependent alpha 1,6 mannosyltransferase MptB yields the protein MNESLVAEHPKQPAATIAAPAGDGRALPIRTIALGAVGSLLILITSFGAGSVLVSDPVLGRGPLSWIRYGHGHMLATIVLYTGFALVVWAWVRLGRHVLAGRVGTRAVLWASTAWIAPLVFAPPLFTRDPYSYFAYGTLPLLGFDPYAVGPDVLNLPDVVQNVHPFWQAQPANYGPLFILIAKGVAWLSDGSLILGVVLMRVAMLAGIALLLWSLPRLTRHLGGDKAVTLWLAIAGPMTVVHLVGGPHNDLLMVGLLAAGTVCVLERRHVLGVFLVTLGAAVKVTAVMALPFLVWVWAAHLSSTFWRNFVRATACAFATFVATFALTTVIADVDLGWLKGLQAPGNIVNWLSLPTAVGEFVHTLVGIFIDGNKSWFVNIARGIGGIIFFVIAIRLWWQSRDGGPEAVRRMAFALFALAVLSPATLPWYLTWGFVIAAALRWQKRQLAILVSAAVFLVLTYSPAGEDLLYNWLFMAGAVAVSLLAGFSLLRNDPLGLFSDREELVPREPVNA from the coding sequence GTGAACGAGTCCTTGGTCGCTGAGCACCCTAAGCAGCCCGCCGCGACCATCGCGGCGCCTGCGGGCGACGGCCGAGCCCTGCCGATCCGGACCATCGCGCTGGGCGCCGTCGGCAGCCTGCTCATCCTGATCACCTCGTTCGGCGCGGGCAGCGTGCTGGTCAGCGACCCGGTGCTGGGCCGGGGCCCGCTCTCGTGGATCCGCTACGGCCACGGCCACATGCTCGCCACGATCGTCCTCTACACCGGCTTCGCGCTGGTGGTGTGGGCGTGGGTGCGCCTGGGCAGGCACGTGCTGGCGGGCCGGGTCGGCACCCGCGCGGTCCTGTGGGCGAGCACCGCCTGGATCGCGCCCCTCGTCTTCGCGCCGCCGCTGTTCACCCGCGACCCGTACTCGTACTTCGCCTACGGCACCCTGCCGCTGCTCGGCTTCGACCCGTACGCGGTCGGCCCGGACGTGCTGAACCTGCCCGACGTCGTGCAGAACGTGCACCCGTTCTGGCAGGCCCAGCCCGCCAACTACGGCCCGCTGTTCATCCTGATCGCCAAGGGCGTGGCCTGGCTCAGCGACGGCTCGCTGATCCTGGGCGTCGTGCTGATGCGCGTGGCGATGCTCGCCGGGATCGCGCTGCTGCTGTGGTCGCTGCCCCGCCTGACCCGTCACCTCGGCGGCGACAAAGCCGTCACCCTGTGGCTGGCGATCGCGGGCCCGATGACCGTCGTGCACCTGGTCGGCGGCCCGCACAACGACCTGCTGATGGTCGGCCTGCTCGCCGCGGGGACCGTGTGCGTGCTGGAACGCCGCCATGTCCTCGGTGTGTTCCTGGTGACCCTGGGCGCCGCGGTGAAGGTCACGGCGGTGATGGCGCTGCCGTTCCTGGTGTGGGTGTGGGCCGCGCACCTGAGTTCGACGTTCTGGCGCAACTTCGTCCGCGCCACCGCGTGCGCGTTCGCCACCTTCGTCGCCACGTTCGCTTTGACGACGGTGATCGCCGACGTCGACCTCGGCTGGCTCAAGGGCCTCCAGGCGCCGGGCAACATCGTCAACTGGCTGTCGCTGCCGACCGCGGTGGGGGAGTTCGTCCATACGCTGGTGGGCATCTTCATCGACGGCAACAAGAGCTGGTTCGTCAACATCGCCCGCGGCATCGGCGGCATCATCTTCTTCGTGATCGCCATCCGCCTGTGGTGGCAGTCCCGCGACGGCGGGCCGGAGGCCGTGCGCCGGATGGCGTTCGCGCTGTTCGCCCTGGCCGTCCTGTCGCCCGCGACGCTGCCGTGGTACCTGACCTGGGGCTTCGTGATCGCCGCCGCGCTGCGCTGGCAGAAGCGCCAACTCGCGATCCTGGTGAGCGCCGCGGTGTTCCTCGTGCTGACGTACTCGCCCGCGGGGGAGGACCTGCTCTACAACTGGCTGTTCATGGCCGGTGCGGTGGCGGTGTCGCTGCTGGCGGGTTTCTCGCTGCTGCGCAACGATCCGCTGGGTCTGTTCAGCGACAGGGAAGAACTGGTTCCCCGGGAGCCCGTCAACGCCTGA